Below is a window of Rhodamnia argentea isolate NSW1041297 chromosome 11, ASM2092103v1, whole genome shotgun sequence DNA.
caaacccacccatttgacacctctaattaGAAGTGATAATTTACTACAATCATTCAATTCAAAACACAAGTGAAAACCGGGTAGACTCTGAAACCGACATTGGAACATGTGACTTGATAGGTTTCGgatttcaagatatgcaaagtaAGTTCCAGAttctaaaaactaaaaaatcgGTTACGAcggataggttccaagttctagggaAAATTTAGAACGATTCTAAAACCGCTCATCCCTGTCAGGTATAAACATATCCTTCATGGAAACAAGGAAGTCTTTGTTCGCGCGCTTCGTTTCCTATGGCAATCCGATAGACGCATTGGCTAATTTTCCCCCCCCAAATAGAGCCGGCAACTATAATACGAGGCTTACGATCATGTTTTCTGGCCTCGAGACTTATGAACGTCACGAGAATTTCTTCTCATGGCTCGACGGCTGAAAGTTAAGATGGACGACAGTTCGATACGAGTGATCTCATACTTCTTAAAACCCGAGAATCTTGATCGCTCGCTCATACGGTGCCATTCTTGGGGTCGTTGACCCGTTAATCGAACTTAGGATCTCATCACGGAAGGAAGACTAACGCCATAATGACGATGAAAATCGACTTGTGCGGTGGAAATTtgcttggaaagaaaaaaaaagggtcaagcAGAATCCAAAAGTTCCATGCCCGTCACCATCATCCAGTTAAAGTCTGCGAGACTTATGATTCTTCTTAAGCGCGTGGGTTCCACAACGACGGGCAAAGGCAAGACTCCTAGGTCATCGCAAACTTCCAACGCTCCAGTGACTTCAGTTCTTGCCCGGGATCATCAGCACTTAGGAACGATGACCCGGTCATCCCTGTccgagcccaaaaaaaaaaaaagacttggaaagtttttttaaattagccTACGAAACTTAGTTCGCTCCCTATATATACATCCCTGAacgatccaggaagtgcaacgTCTTGCGCACAGTGTCCTTCGAGACGTAGACAGAGCGAAAAcataggaaaaacaaaagagttcTCACCCGCTTGCCCCCAGTGTGCAAACCCGAGAGTTGGCTGACGTGGCCCAGTACCGATGGAAGAGCCGACGCCGGAGCTCGAACTCCCAGGTTTCCGCTTCCACCCCACCGAAGAGGAGCTCCTCGATTTCTATCTCCGGAACATGATTTCCAACAAGAAGCTGCGGTTCGACGTGATCGGGTTCTTGAACATCTACAACTACGACCCGCGGGAATTGCCCGGTACGTGCAGCACGTTCCGCTATTTTATCTGATTACCAAAGAAGTATATTTTTGATCTTGCGCGTTCCTGAAGTTgagattaattaatttttgatggAACAGGACTGGCGAAGATTGGCGAAAGAGAGTGGTACTTCTTTGTGCCGAGAGATAGGAAGCACGGGAGCGGCGGTCGGCCGAACCGGACCACCAAGCACGGCTTCTGGAAGGCCACCGGCTCGGACCGGAAGATTGTGAGCCTGTCGGACCACAAGAGGGTACTCGGCCTGAGAAAGACCCTCGTGTTCTACGAGGGCAGGGCGCCGCGAGGAAGCAAGACAGATTGGGTCATGAACGAGTACAGATTGCCCGATGACTCATCGCCCAAGGTATACATCCTTTTTTTAATCCAACGCATGGAATTGGATTAGCATGTTCCCTATCTGTACGTTGCCatggaaaaaacatgaaatgtaCCTAATATTTCTGCCATTATCAATCTCGTAACACTTCCTTATCGACGAACCCCCCTGGGAAAACCAATGGGAAGaaaccgaagaagaagagagaatgagaaGCCAAAATGACTTGAAAGATGTACTGTAGTTTCCTCTTCCCTTGACTTTCCTGGAAATTGCCACTAGTCTAGGCTGGTCTTTGAAGCATTGATCCATGCCAGGAAGATAGTCCCAATTAACCAAACCAGGACCACTTAGGAACTTACTATGGAATTTCCAAGCCTGAAGCTGTAGAGAAGTTTCCTGGAAGTTCGTTGACGGTTTTGATACTTATTGTGGAAATAAAACAGGATTGCCTGGCCACCaagtttttaaaaaacaaaaaaaaagctttgatGATCCTGTTAATGTATAACACCTGACTTTGACTTCCCAAACTCAtcgccaagaaaaaaaattgaagggacATGAACCATTCACTTGATTCGACCGCGACGACCCGTAAATCCTAAGTCCTAAACCAACCAGATTATTGAATTCGATACAACTGTAACGAAAAGAAGGGTCAAGGCACCAGAGTCGATGTCGAAAAACAGAGGACGCATTTCTCATATGTCTCTCCATTGAAAATGTTGCAGGAAATGGTCCTGTGCAAGATATACAGGAAGGCCACCTCCCTGAAAGTGCTGGAGCAGAGAGCGGCGATGGAGGAAGGCATGAATAAGGCCGTCCCTACTGCCTCTGCTCACCCCTCTCCTCCATCTCCGTTCTCACCGATGGAGACCCCCTCGTCCTTCTCCACTCAGCCGTCAATGAACACGTCTAACATTGTGCTCAAGCAGGAACTACTGGAGGGAGAAGATGAGCAGGAAGTACAGGGTTTCATCACAAGCCCAGCACAAGATTATGACATGAACAAGGTGGTGACCAAAGCGTCGTCCTCTTCACTGCAAATGCCAACTGGGAAGGAGAAATTGCCGGAGCTGCAAGTGCCCAAGATGCCTGTGGACTGGACACAGGACAGCTTCTGGACTCAGTTCAACAGCCCCTGGCTTCAGAGCTTGAACACCCCTTACGCCAACATTCTGAACTTCTAATTCGTTGATAGACACGAGTTTAATTCAAAGCCCAGTGGTTCTAGATTGTTAAGAGTGTTCCACATCGCTTGTCTACGGGCACCCTCGAGTCAGACTTTCGGGGAGCTGCGCACGAATCACCTCTATCTAACAGTGTCGTCGCACAATGTTTATGCTCCAATAAGTGAGGAGCCTCTCATGCTTAGGTTAGTGCTAGGAAGAGCTCAGCTTGGCTGTACAATCCATCGTAACAACTTCTGTCGCGAATCGAATCAAATTGGGATTCCCtcctttttcccttaatttcaTCGCTCAAGTTTGTCGAGAATAATTtactccttttcattttgggccAGAAGAAGCCTGCAACGAGGTGATCTCTATCGTCTAATTTTTCTCAGGCCCTGTGAAAACACCATGAGTCGATTCTTTCGCAAACTTTAAAACAGAGGAATTCACGAGATTATGAGGTGACAGCCCAGGTAGAAATTGCATTTGAATCTCCTAAAGCTCTGTTCGTGCATGTTCTTTGGTTTAGGCAAAGATCAGATAGCCCACAACGTAGCCAGCCAGACAAAGGAAGACCTTAAGCTTCTTTATTTCATAGGTTGTCTCATACACAACGAGTCACGGTCAACAAGCATGACTTTTCCTTGATCGGTTTAGCTCCTCACGTTATTGAGTATTTTATACGTCGTATCATCGCCAACCGCTAATCATGTGGATACCTATCCACAAAGCCCACATGATTAATAGTTGAGATGAACTTAGATTTGTGCGATCCGTGGACCGTAAGTTACATGGTGTCAACAAAGAGACCGGACCCGAACGGCCTCTGGCTGTAGCAGTCGAGGTTGTTGCCGTAGCCGACGCCGAGCACGTCGCAAAACCTCTTGTAGAACCCGATCCGGTCCTCCACCCTCGCGTCCTTCCCTCTCCCGCACTCAAGGCCTCCGTTGATGACGTTGGTCACGGCCCCGTACCCTGCGACCCGCCCTGCAGACTTGTCCGCCGCGGACGGGGTCCACCGCCCCGTGGTGACGTCGTGGCAGGACGGCTTGGGCGACTGCGCGGTCATCCAGAACCATATGGCCGTCTTGAACGAGACGACCGCGTCTGTCGCGACCAGGTCCGGGTTCTTGAGGAGGTCCGCTCCTATTGCCTTGCCGCATCTCCCGTAGTTGTAGTTCCTAAAGAGATCGGATCTTAGTTATTGCAAATGCTTGGAACGGTCGAGACAAGTAGACAAAGGCACATCTTAAAGTTCTCGACAACATTACAGCTAGTGATGGGCTAAAATTATGGGCCAATTACAAGGTGGTTGCAAAGGATACCATGAGAGCTGGATTGGCCCACGGCCGTAGTATTGCTTGCCAGGAGCACAAGGGTAGGTTGGATCAGGAGAGCAATAGGCGCTTGGGTTTTGTTCCTTCACATGGCAATATCCCCATGAGTATGGCCCGTCCGGTGCACTAGCCCACCCACCTGTTTCTCCAAAAGATAAGATAGCACGCTAAATCATGGTTTAATAGATTAATTACATCATCAGTAATACATAAAGAGTCCTTGGTTTACTTATCATTCTCATCGTAATTTTCTGCCGGAAGAACCCACCTGTCGTTTCATGGGATGTCTGTCCCAAGAAAGCCGCGATCTCCCGCTTGCGTGTGGCGGCATCACCGGTGGTTCCGAACGCCGGGAACGACTTGGCAGCCGCGACGAAAGCGTCGTACGTGTAGAACCCTTTGGCAGGGCATCCGGCGTCGTTCCTGTGCTTCAGCAACTGATTGAACGTATCTCTCGAGATGAGGCCACTAACGTCGCCCCCGATGCCTCCTCCGCCGCTGCATTGGCTCTGGCATCCGTCCGCACAATACTCACTCGTGGTGCCACACCACCCGTACTGGCTGCAGCACAGCCCTCCCGGGCACACCTGGCCGCCGGCTTGGCTGCCGCATTGCTCGGCGGAGGCGCCGCGGGTCAGGgctgagaggagagagagaatcgcTAGGGTTTTGATCAGAAGCATTTTCTTGGTTTGCATGGATAGGTTCTAAGGAGTGCGTGAGGCGGCTAACGAATATATAGGAGGAGAAATTAATGTAGGAGCGACAAAAAAattctttgtttccttttacATTATATCTCTCAATTAAGATTATAAAATATGCTTAGGCTTCACTTTTGTTAAAGCTTCTCGTCCTCATCttgctaacttttaagaaaaaaggGCACGTGGGCGGCTGTAAGAAAACACGTTTTGGCTTCATCTACATGAATGTCCTGAAGTCAAGAAATGTGGATAATCGTTGTGGACCTTAGAGCTTTTTCTTCCTGGTACAACTAACGAACATTAGCATTAACAACATCTCTACGATCCAACTTGAGAGTTTCCTTTGGTGATATATAGCCAATGTTAGTCCAACCCCTTTAAAAATTAAACCAATTTATCTTTTGTACGGTGATATACAAGAAAAATAATGGGATAAATTCGAAATCTCATGACCTTCAATCGAACAAGAAGATCGGTATTTTTACTCTTGAAAcaacacattatatattaaacaAGTTAGAAATTAACATCTAGATCGTTCTAATAATATGAATCGTCTCCTAGATACTTTTGGCATAACATACCGGATATTGAACAAGTCGGAAACTAACATCTTGATCGTTCTTATGATACAAGTGGCCTCCTAGATCTATTAGCGCATCTGTCATCTATGACTTCAAGATCATGATCAAGATATAATATCTACAACTTGGAAAGTGGAAAGTACCCTCcttgaatatcttttttttttccaaggcaTGCTTTTGATGAAAGAGGCTTTAACCACATATGAAAGTGGGGATATGCTCTGGTGAAGTGAGAATATGCTCGGATCTATCATTTGGTTCTCTTTTTATCATATCCGCTCCGGTGGAAAATAGTCGAGCCGAAAGTGACATATGATCGAAACAGTATCTTATTATGGCATTTCCCAGTctcaaatatttaaatattaattcacatttttcatttaacagtttaaaattttaaaataattattgatgGTTCCACAATATTATTCATGTTATCGAAAGATGAGATTctgaattcaaatttttttcactttctttattcggttatttgaatttttagaacagttgacagtaatttcataaaattatttaaaaattaaattgcttTTTTGATTTCGCAAGTTCATCAACTTATACTACATCAAACCAAATACATGTTAAAGCTAGGGTCATCGGCATCAcgattaattttcttttctaaaaatcTAGAGCAGTTGATAGGATTTAAGCATATGATCTATGATGTCCGAGCTAAAAATCCCTCGACATCTCGATTAACTGCGCTATACCGTAGGACGAACTTTTCACTTTGTCCTGTCGGCCATACATCAAATGAGTATGATCTTAAAGTCGAACTAATTAAGAATGCTCCAGAAGTTATCTCTACAGGGATTAGCCTCAAAGTGCAATCATTGCACGATGCAATTGGACAAGGAATCATTTCAGCTACCCTGCCCACCCTAATCCTATAGACCTCCATGTGTCTTATACTCACCCGGCGAATGCATGCATACTTTATTGAGATGGGACATAAAGGAGAACCTGGTGGTTTCTAGGGACGCTTTGATCATTACAGCTTGGACCCATTCAAAAGTATAAATGTCAAAAGCAAGCTTTTTTCCAATCCTTATCCTTCCACGTACTTCCTAGGTCCCTCGTTAATTTCTCAGTCGGGGTCACCCGGGAACGTCACTGTCTTGTCAATCGCATGTTCGTGGTGTTCTGAAATCTGCCTTTGCTTTATTTATAATGGAGAGACTTTGAATAATGCGTGCCCGTTTTCGATTGGAACGACGATGTGGGGGTGGCGAAGCCTCCCATTCTTGACCATGGGCGACGACATTGGCTGTCATGAAACGCGATTTGGATCGGTCTAAAGTGAAAGATGTTGGTGCACACTGCATATCCTTTTATTCATGAGTATAGTCTAGGGGTGTACAATCGGATCGGATTTATCCGGAATTCGGATGGGCTCAtccgaaaaatagggtcggaAATCGATTCTTATTCAAATCGGTCCgatttcggttccaatttttgggaaccggttgaaaccggtccggttctcgattctagatGAACACCCACCCGGTTCGGTTTTAGAACCGATTTTTagttacttttaaaaaaaaagaaaccctaatgtagtgtccaaataattataattttgattttatgctcgtggtgtttgagtttttctCGTGTTGGTTCATGCGCGCTTaatgtggtgtcttttagcatgttatttggatcctacaatttcacttcttttttaatggttacaatgaaaattgaagtgtgataGAAAGACTTGCACTATATTAATTCAGCGTTCTAGAGAATCATGTTACTTTTAATGGattgtaacttttattttttatatcggggtttgttgcttttggtggatcatactattattattattattattttttttggattgttgctttcagtgtattataatttttgttgctcatttcatcgatactcgtattattttaatgaaaaaaaaaggaaaataggttctcgggtataCCTTGAAACAGGAtcgaaaaacagggtcggttccaaaacaagTTCCAAGACAAACGGGATcgattctcggttccaaaaattggaaatcggTTATAACAtggtcggtttcggggtctagatTTGGACTCGGCTCACCCGACCTATGCTCACCCCTCGTATAGTCTAATTATTATCGAATATTATAAAGCAGAGGTaccctaaaaagaaaatttttatatcCATCATTGTCGTTTGGACTAATATGAGGAAGTAGTCCTTGGACATTATTATAGTTGTTGTCAACCTATGGGATGGATGTGCTTGCTTGCAGTCTTGTCCGAGGACTACTTCCTCCCACCTTTCGATTCATTAATGCACTCATGAAGTGGGATAAATCGATGAGTGTTCGTAAGGAAGAGTGTTTTGGGGGAAATTTACTGAGCATATACAATAAAGAAATGTtcgattttcaaatcatttattgcGCATAGAAAACAAGTAACATCTTCTTATTTCGTATCTTAACAAAGTGCCCCATGGGCACTCGTTAATAAGATCTCATTAGTAAAATTATTTTGATAGAAGCAAGAGATTTGAACTACTGGGTATTCTAGATTCACAAAGCTCGTAATGAGATGAGGTTAACATGTTAGATGTTACCGGTTATAGAGGACACAGAGGACGAGATTTTAGTCTTATCATGTGCATTTCATTGAAATTATCTTCTCCCAGACAGATGGAATCTTGACAGCTCTGGTTTGTGTTCTAAACTTAAGAATTCAGATTCCTTCCTTCATTAATAACCCAATTGAAACACACAAACCAACACGGTTGAACTGCATATTCCATTTAactaagaaaattcaaaactttacaacatgaaaatcatcaaatttgttctctttccctctttgaCTGTATTATGTTGCAGTGATTCAGTAACTGAACTGGCGATTTGTTCATCATCTTGAAGTCTGCTATAGTCAGGATTTTGAACTTGTGAGAATTCATCCCCAAAGCAAAAACATGTAACAGATAAGAGACATGATCAAGATATGTATTCTCTCACAATGTAATGCTTTCCTTTACAAGATTTCCTACTATCTCATTGTTGTCAAGATCTTCATGAACTAATAATGGTTGAGGATGTTGACAACTGATGCTCTGGTTCTGATTAAGCGTCGGACAACAAATTCAAGTTCTTCCCCCCAAGATCTTGAATGGTTAGCTCCAATTGTCTCAGCTCATTTTGTATGCCTTTGTGTTGGGATTATCCCATATCGATTGTGAAAGGGGCTGGTAATcaatttataagtgtgaggaaaaGTCTTATCCTTTGAGTTAGCCTTTGAAATGAGAGAGATCCAAAACCGTCTAATATTGATATTAGAGTTCAAATTACTAATAAGTCTAGACCCAACAGTCACATATACAGATTGTCGCTGCCTCCGACCCATTCGATCTGCACATCGATTTCCAGTTATTGTGGCCGATGAAGGCTTGCAGCACAGCTGGTAAATCAGGAGCCAGCACCCCCTCCTGCACCCCCCAGGGGGGACTGGCTGCAGGTAAGCCAGCGTATTCCCACCTCCTCCGGGAAGACAAATATGGGAGGAGGAACTGGGCATTCGCCCGTAAAGAGCTTCTTAACCGGGCATCCACCTTTTCAGACCACCTTTTCAGATTCGCTGAGCACAGTGGCTTCTTCCTCACAAATGACCCGCATGGAGGAGTGCATCAATTTCGAAAACAAGGACCGGACGCATTGTTTTGACAGTGCTTTATTTTTGCGTGTATGAAGGAAAACAAGGATTCGAACACTGCAACAGTGACCGGTTCAACTTGTCTTAGCATTCTAGATGTGGCTAGTGTCTTGCTGtcgaaagaagaaaaggtgcAATTGCTCTAAGTCCCTCGGGGACTTGTTGGCTACCTTTTTGGCCTTGATCCTAGAGGCTAAGGGGTGAATGAAAATCATCCTGTTTGAGATATAGATTTCTGGCTAgacataattttttctatttctgtttctgaatgagtttttaagtaaaaaaatacgtttgataacgacataaaattttttattgtgaaatAAAAGTTCGGCCGGTAGGTAAGCAACGGCGGTGGTGATCGGCGAAGGCAGTGGAGGTCGCCGACGGTGGTCGGCCGAGGTGGCCGCTTGCGGTgggagatggtggtggtggtggaggttgccggtggtggcggtggccgGCAATAGTGGCCGGCGGTGAGTGGCAGCCGGTGGTGATCGACGATGGCGGCCGGTAGTggcggcggtgggtggtggtggtggccggGGTTGGTCGAAAGAGGTCACCGGCTGCGGGTGGCGATGGGTGGGGTGAGGCGACGGCCGATGGTGAGGCGGGggctaaatttttatttctatttctccgaaaagtaaaaaaaaattatttctcatttctctttcaaatctatttatgaaacagaaatttgtttcataaatagaaaaatagaattacattaccaaacaagtttttattccaaacctattctaaaaataggtttggaacaaaaacagagaaattgaatggattTCATGCACGCCCTAAGggcccgcatgaaaacacttcagaaatttcatttctctACCAAATGCCCATATGgcagagaaatgcgtttgataaaaacccgatcgaagtagaactccgtttggtaaaaaaattgacttatggtaggatttttggccaattttgagaagtaaaaaattttaacttctcggctccagAATCATTTCTTGGACCACATCCGCCTCCGCCGACCACTCTTGCTGCGACCGCTGCCCGCctgccaccgaccaccgcccaccCACCGCGGCTGGCCACCAACCACCTCTGCCGCCTACCGCGGCCGTTGACCACCGTCGCCGCCTACCACGGCCGCCAGCCGcagccgccgccaaccaccccCCCTTGCCACCGCCCGACCGCCGACCACCGAAGCAGAGcaccgccgtcgccgcccgCCGTTGCCATCCCCTCCTCTCTCGGCCGCTGCCGCTACAACCCACCGCCGCTACGGACCACCGCCTCCCACCAACCGTCGACTACCACCACCCGTCAACCATagccgccgaagattttgttaataatgtttcaaaagtataaattttcaactgttaccaaacaaatttttcttaTCAGAAGTCAATATGGAACAGAAGTATAAAAATTAACTtatacttttgaggagaagtagagaaatcaacttttgatcagaagttgatttctcatagagaagtgttaccatgcgcgccctaaataCTTCTCAACTTCCTAGACCCGTCTCCTATTCATTGCCTCTCTTGCGACACGATATCAACTATAGCTTTTGAGCTTGCTCTTTGGTCTACATCTGATTGAGCGGGTGTGGCAACCAGCAGTTTGATTTGCAGGAAGGCGAgccatttttctctctcaaatGTATGTATCTCTCTATACGTCGTTGTATGGTTTGAGACAGGACGAACCTCCTTCTCTTCGCAGTTGAATGATCGGAAGCATTATTCTATTAGAATTCGGGCAACATCTCATCAATTTCCTTGCAGTGTTGCCTACCAGCAGGCTTTCACCCACATCACACCCCACTAAACAATTGTCCAGAGCCAACGAAGCATTCATGGAAGTAACATATTTGTGAAATGATCCGAAAAGTATGCGATGCACGAGCAAGTCAGCAACCTTGTCTTCTATGACCAGACACAGCAGATTCCTGCATTCACCAGACTCATTAGCTTGTAACTATTCTTCTTGTCCGAAAGGGAACATCTTGGTGTCAGAGATTTGAATCTGTCCGTCGCCCTCGTGCCAATAAATTAGTCCTATGAGATcaatcaaatctcaagagaCAGCGACCGTGTGGTGCTCAATTCTTCGTGCTTGAATGGAGTCCAAACAATTTTCATTTGATCAAAGAGAGTACGTCGGCGATGTTTATGCGGCGTCTCCTTCCCGCTGAGATACCAGCTCATCTTTAAGTCACCTGAACATAACTTAACAACAGAGGACTGTTGGCAATAATTGTTCTACATCCAGAGCAGCGAAATGGATAAAAATAAGTTTGCGCACGAGCGGCATTAATGGTGAAGTTGTTCCGCGATTAGATTAGATAGACGTAGAAAACAAGTAGAAAATTGTTTTCTCTGCACTTGTTTATCTCATTTCGCCTGCTTATATCAGAGAATGCCGGCCCACGACGAAGTTGATTCCCCCCATCCAGCTCATCCTGCTGTTCCTGAGAAGACCATCTTAATGTAGGCATGTGACATAATTCCATGAAGCTGACATTTTCTCTGTATTGCAAACGTCTATACTTCATCTGAATATTTGGCAAAGCATGTGAATATTGTATCCTTTTTCCTTGGTTTTCTTCTGATAATGTTCTCGCTTGTTGGCTTATGCGATGCTGCTTGTTGCCTTCAAATCCATGTTCATAACTTTTTTACCTTGCACAACCTGACCATCCATAACCTCTGTTTTACCGATCTTCTGTTTTACACTACAGAGGTACTTGTTAAGTCTCAGTGGTTTCTTCTTAAGCTAGGATGGACCAAATGTCTCTCGGACATCAGTCTCTTTTTTGTTTGCATACTTAAATAGATCATAAGTTTCTGTAAAAGCTGTAATAACTTTCACCCGGTGCCTGGGAGATGGTGTTTGGATCCTTCAGGAATCAAGATGACCTGAGATTTGGTTCTTTTATTATAGTTTGCGGTAAATATTAAGATTGTTCAGATTACAACGTTGACCTTTCTTCTGTAATTGATATTGATGCAATGGTAAGTCCCATGAAACCGACATCTTAGTCACCCATTACTGAAAAATGATGATCACCTGAGATTTCATTCATCTTGTCGAATTAAGGTAAGCACTTTGGAGGAAGGACAACATCAATTTTTTGTGCATTGTTGGTTTGATAGAGTCATTCGACACAGGATTTCCCCGTGCAATCAATCGTTTAGTTATCAAATGCTTCAGCGAACGGAGAAAAGAAA
It encodes the following:
- the LOC115735872 gene encoding NAC domain-containing protein 6, whose translation is MEEPTPELELPGFRFHPTEEELLDFYLRNMISNKKLRFDVIGFLNIYNYDPRELPGLAKIGEREWYFFVPRDRKHGSGGRPNRTTKHGFWKATGSDRKIVSLSDHKRVLGLRKTLVFYEGRAPRGSKTDWVMNEYRLPDDSSPKEMVLCKIYRKATSLKVLEQRAAMEEGMNKAVPTASAHPSPPSPFSPMETPSSFSTQPSMNTSNIVLKQELLEGEDEQEVQGFITSPAQDYDMNKVVTKASSSSLQMPTGKEKLPELQVPKMPVDWTQDSFWTQFNSPWLQSLNTPYANILNF
- the LOC115735873 gene encoding endochitinase isoform X2 — its product is MQTKKMLLIKTLAILSLLSALTRGASAEQCGSQAGGQVGGGGIGGDVSGLISRDTFNQLLKHRNDAGCPAKGFYTYDAFVAAAKSFPAFGTTGDAATRKREIAAFLGQTSHETTGGWASAPDGPYSWGYCHVKEQNPSAYCSPDPTYPCAPGKQYYGRGPIQLSWNYNYGRCGKAIGADLLKNPDLVATDAVVSFKTAIWFWMTAQSPKPSCHDVTTGRWTPSAADKSAGRVAGYGAVTNVINGGLECGRGKDARVEDRIGFYKRFCDVLGVGYGNNLDCYSQRPFGSGLFVDTM
- the LOC115735873 gene encoding probable inactive chitinase-like protein LaCIC isoform X1; this translates as MQTKKMLLIKTLAILSLLSALTRGASAEQCGSQAGGQVCPGGLCCSQYGWCGTTSEYCADGCQSQCSGGGGIGGDVSGLISRDTFNQLLKHRNDAGCPAKGFYTYDAFVAAAKSFPAFGTTGDAATRKREIAAFLGQTSHETTGGWASAPDGPYSWGYCHVKEQNPSAYCSPDPTYPCAPGKQYYGRGPIQLSWNYNYGRCGKAIGADLLKNPDLVATDAVVSFKTAIWFWMTAQSPKPSCHDVTTGRWTPSAADKSAGRVAGYGAVTNVINGGLECGRGKDARVEDRIGFYKRFCDVLGVGYGNNLDCYSQRPFGSGLFVDTM
- the LOC115735873 gene encoding endochitinase isoform X3, which translates into the protein MQTKKMLLIKTLAILSLLSALTRGASAEQCGSQGGGGGIGGDVSGLISRDTFNQLLKHRNDAGCPAKGFYTYDAFVAAAKSFPAFGTTGDAATRKREIAAFLGQTSHETTGGWASAPDGPYSWGYCHVKEQNPSAYCSPDPTYPCAPGKQYYGRGPIQLSWNYNYGRCGKAIGADLLKNPDLVATDAVVSFKTAIWFWMTAQSPKPSCHDVTTGRWTPSAADKSAGRVAGYGAVTNVINGGLECGRGKDARVEDRIGFYKRFCDVLGVGYGNNLDCYSQRPFGSGLFVDTM
- the LOC115735873 gene encoding endochitinase isoform X5, with translation MQTKKMLLIKTLAILSLLSALTRGASAEQCGRGIGGDVSGLISRDTFNQLLKHRNDAGCPAKGFYTYDAFVAAAKSFPAFGTTGDAATRKREIAAFLGQTSHETTGGWASAPDGPYSWGYCHVKEQNPSAYCSPDPTYPCAPGKQYYGRGPIQLSWNYNYGRCGKAIGADLLKNPDLVATDAVVSFKTAIWFWMTAQSPKPSCHDVTTGRWTPSAADKSAGRVAGYGAVTNVINGGLECGRGKDARVEDRIGFYKRFCDVLGVGYGNNLDCYSQRPFGSGLFVDTM
- the LOC115735873 gene encoding endochitinase isoform X4 — encoded protein: MQTKKMLLIKTLAILSLLSALTRGASAEQCGGGGIGGDVSGLISRDTFNQLLKHRNDAGCPAKGFYTYDAFVAAAKSFPAFGTTGDAATRKREIAAFLGQTSHETTGGWASAPDGPYSWGYCHVKEQNPSAYCSPDPTYPCAPGKQYYGRGPIQLSWNYNYGRCGKAIGADLLKNPDLVATDAVVSFKTAIWFWMTAQSPKPSCHDVTTGRWTPSAADKSAGRVAGYGAVTNVINGGLECGRGKDARVEDRIGFYKRFCDVLGVGYGNNLDCYSQRPFGSGLFVDTM